The proteins below come from a single Tissierella sp. MB52-C2 genomic window:
- a CDS encoding DUF1064 domain-containing protein gives MRWSEEEYQEFINKKSPKHKKKSKYRNIKATVDGIEFDSKEEVEYYCKLKLLKQAGEIKDFGLQPRYELQPTFRKNGTTHRSITYVADFIIENNDGTTDVVDIKGLETKEF, from the coding sequence ATGAGATGGTCTGAAGAAGAATACCAAGAATTTATAAATAAAAAGTCTCCTAAACATAAGAAGAAAAGCAAATATAGAAATATTAAAGCTACAGTAGATGGTATTGAGTTTGACAGTAAGGAAGAAGTTGAATATTACTGTAAATTGAAATTACTCAAGCAAGCAGGAGAGATAAAAGACTTTGGCCTACAACCTAGATATGAGTTACAACCAACATTCCGTAAAAATGGGACAACCCATAGATCAATTACTTATGTAGCGGACTTTATAATAGAGAACAATGACGGAACTACTGATGTGGTAGATATTAAGGGACTAGAGACTAAGGAATTTTAA
- a CDS encoding DUF2577 domain-containing protein, translated as MIQIIKQAAIDAVDQSSPTSVSYGIVTKVNPLVINVDQRMNISSRMILLTSNVIDKEIDVEIEDETEETNSHIHKYKGKKKYKVLKGLKVGEKVLLLRVQGGQKYIVWDRLWNYDT; from the coding sequence ATGATACAGATAATAAAACAAGCAGCTATTGACGCAGTAGACCAAAGTTCACCAACGAGTGTATCTTATGGTATAGTTACTAAAGTAAACCCACTAGTAATCAATGTAGATCAACGAATGAATATATCTAGTAGAATGATACTCTTAACTTCAAATGTAATTGATAAAGAAATAGATGTTGAAATAGAAGATGAAACAGAAGAAACTAATTCGCATATACACAAGTACAAAGGGAAAAAGAAATATAAAGTTTTAAAAGGGCTAAAAGTAGGAGAAAAAGTATTATTATTAAGAGTTCAAGGTGGACAAAAATATATTGTCTGGGATAGGTTGTGGAATTATGATACCTAA
- a CDS encoding N-acetylmuramoyl-L-alanine amidase, translated as MSNFRFLSIKELIKELDKYTFKQLHIRHTWKPEHKDFKGNNHVAMQQSMKNYHVNTNKWSDIGQHLTLFPDGKWVTGRPFNITPASIKNWNTGALAVEIIGNFDTGHDKLEGKQKEEILKLIKYFIDKYGESSIKFHREGPGAGKTCPGTSLDKNKLIQEAKIMGEKKEIEQLDIIKINLHGKLIEAQGLSKDLEGKGNMTQFVPIRFLNNLGLNVSWDNKNKTVIIDYKGEDK; from the coding sequence TTGAGTAATTTTAGATTTCTTAGCATAAAAGAATTAATCAAAGAACTAGATAAATACACATTTAAGCAACTCCATATTCGCCATACATGGAAACCGGAGCACAAGGATTTCAAAGGAAATAATCATGTTGCTATGCAGCAGTCTATGAAAAATTACCATGTAAACACTAACAAATGGTCTGACATAGGACAACACCTTACATTATTTCCAGATGGTAAGTGGGTTACTGGTAGACCTTTCAATATAACTCCTGCTAGTATTAAAAATTGGAATACTGGAGCCTTAGCTGTAGAAATCATAGGTAATTTTGATACGGGTCACGATAAATTAGAAGGTAAACAGAAAGAAGAAATATTGAAGCTGATAAAATATTTCATAGATAAATATGGAGAATCTAGTATTAAATTTCATAGAGAAGGACCAGGAGCAGGGAAAACTTGCCCTGGAACATCTTTAGATAAAAATAAGTTAATCCAGGAGGCTAAGATCATGGGTGAGAAGAAGGAAATAGAACAACTAGATATAATTAAAATTAATCTACATGGTAAGTTAATAGAAGCACAAGGACTATCTAAAGATTTAGAAGGTAAAGGAAATATGACACAATTTGTACCTATAAGATTTTTAAATAATTTAGGCTTGAATGTTAGCTGGGACAATAAGAATAAAACTGTAATTATTGATTACAAAGGAGAGGATAAATAA
- a CDS encoding CD1375 family protein, protein MAKIYLDLISKKLRTLEQVPATWKDEVERLMK, encoded by the coding sequence ATGGCTAAAATTTATTTAGACTTAATTAGTAAGAAGTTAAGAACATTAGAGCAAGTACCAGCAACTTGGAAAGATGAAGTAGAAAGGCTTATGAAGTAG
- a CDS encoding GNAT family N-acetyltransferase: MDITFELGKVNDIDEIEQLYNDLNDYLAKGVNYPGWIKDIYPVRQNAIDGVKHGNIYISKHNEKIVGSVILSHEPEPAYYKTKWKIEFDYSDVIVVHTLVVHPKFLKCGVGKALMDFSIKHSIKSQAKSIRLDVYEGNIPAISLYEKCGFKYIDTVDLGLGNYGLNWFRLYEKLLCDNEHNLT; the protein is encoded by the coding sequence ATGGATATCACTTTTGAATTAGGAAAAGTAAATGATATTGATGAAATAGAACAGCTTTATAATGATTTGAATGACTATTTGGCAAAAGGAGTAAACTATCCTGGATGGATAAAGGATATTTATCCTGTTCGACAAAATGCAATTGATGGAGTTAAACATGGTAATATCTATATATCAAAGCATAATGAGAAAATTGTTGGCTCTGTTATCTTAAGCCATGAACCTGAACCCGCGTATTATAAAACTAAATGGAAAATTGAGTTTGACTATTCAGATGTTATTGTTGTACATACACTTGTAGTGCATCCAAAATTTTTAAAATGTGGTGTAGGCAAAGCATTAATGGACTTTTCTATTAAACACAGTATTAAATCACAAGCTAAGTCAATTAGGTTGGATGTTTATGAAGGTAATATACCTGCTATCAGTCTGTATGAAAAATGTGGTTTTAAATATATTGATACGGTTGACTTAGGGCTTGGAAACTACGGGTTGAACTGGTTTAGGCTGTATGAAAAATTACTATGTGATAATGAGCATAATCTTACGTAG
- a CDS encoding baseplate J/gp47 family protein, whose product MFENMTFENILQRMLNRVPKKYDKRQGGIIWNALTPAAAELAQMYIDLGMVEDRTYADTATGDDLTRRTSEKGVNRYQATKAIRRGIFKTNNDLPLNVPMGSRYTGDDLNYKVIEKIKDGEFRLECEEPGDKGNSYLGTLIPVEYIDRLVSAELADILIPGEDEEDDKHLRERYYDSLESQAFGGNIADYKKKTNEINGVGGVKVYPVWNGGGTIKLVIIDSNYNKPSQELVDYIQNEIDPLEKQGEGVGIAPIDHVVTIEGVTESIINIETKITFQDGYTWEHIEDNFRNAINSYLNELKKNWQNENNIIIRISYIETRVLGVPGILDIQNTKLNGIAENLVLSDVEIPSLGEVVVI is encoded by the coding sequence GTGTTTGAAAACATGACATTTGAAAATATATTACAAAGAATGCTTAATAGAGTACCTAAGAAATATGATAAAAGGCAAGGAGGAATAATATGGAATGCTTTGACTCCAGCTGCAGCTGAATTAGCGCAAATGTATATTGATTTAGGAATGGTTGAAGATAGAACCTATGCAGATACTGCTACAGGGGATGATTTGACTAGAAGGACATCTGAAAAAGGAGTAAATAGATACCAGGCAACAAAAGCGATAAGAAGAGGAATATTTAAAACCAATAATGATTTACCTCTGAACGTACCTATGGGAAGTAGATATACAGGAGATGACTTAAACTATAAGGTTATAGAAAAAATCAAAGATGGAGAATTTAGGCTAGAGTGTGAAGAACCTGGAGATAAGGGGAATAGTTATTTAGGTACACTTATACCAGTTGAATATATAGATAGGCTTGTATCCGCTGAATTGGCGGATATTTTAATTCCTGGGGAAGATGAAGAAGACGACAAACATCTAAGGGAAAGATATTATGATAGTTTAGAGAGTCAAGCTTTTGGAGGGAATATAGCCGACTATAAGAAAAAAACTAATGAAATAAATGGTGTAGGTGGTGTGAAAGTATATCCAGTTTGGAATGGTGGGGGGACTATAAAGCTTGTAATAATTGATAGTAACTATAATAAACCTTCACAAGAATTAGTTGACTATATTCAAAATGAAATAGATCCTCTTGAAAAGCAAGGAGAAGGTGTAGGGATAGCACCAATAGATCATGTGGTAACTATAGAAGGTGTTACAGAAAGTATAATCAATATAGAGACAAAAATAACTTTTCAAGATGGATATACTTGGGAACATATAGAAGATAATTTTAGAAATGCAATAAATAGTTATTTAAACGAACTAAAGAAAAACTGGCAAAATGAAAATAACATTATTATTAGAATTAGCTACATTGAAACTAGAGTTTTGGGAGTACCTGGAATATTAGATATACAGAATACTAAATTAAATGGAATAGCTGAAAACCTTGTATTGTCAGATGTAGAAATACCTTCGCTTGGTGAGGTGGTTGTAATATGA
- a CDS encoding CPBP family intramembrane glutamic endopeptidase → MHVNGSLISEFINTITNILLFTIIPLIWYLTKEKTFRGFIHSLGIYKPRKINLLSTFFIVTVVYLITLMANATVILTGNSGRNLVDIKGYSTIELCLYLLLYGIKTGIAEEIFFRGFIAKKLIKRFGFSKGNVVQAIVFAIPHFVIMGTASTVDIIVRIINAFLLGYLLGYIMDKKADGSIIPCMISHILINIVSSIALAMIL, encoded by the coding sequence ATGCATGTTAACGGTTCATTAATAAGCGAGTTTATTAATACCATAACTAATATATTGTTATTCACAATTATCCCATTAATATGGTATCTGACTAAAGAGAAAACATTTAGGGGATTTATTCATTCTTTAGGTATATACAAGCCTAGAAAAATAAATCTTTTATCTACATTTTTTATTGTAACGGTGGTATATCTAATAACATTAATGGCTAATGCTACAGTAATATTAACTGGAAACAGTGGAAGAAATTTAGTAGATATAAAGGGGTATAGTACAATTGAACTATGTCTATACCTTCTATTATATGGTATAAAAACTGGGATAGCAGAGGAGATTTTTTTCAGAGGATTTATCGCAAAAAAGCTTATTAAAAGATTTGGATTTTCAAAAGGTAATGTTGTCCAAGCTATAGTATTTGCAATTCCTCATTTTGTAATAATGGGAACAGCATCTACAGTAGACATCATTGTGCGAATTATAAATGCATTTTTATTAGGGTATTTATTAGGATATATAATGGATAAAAAAGCTGATGGAAGTATCATACCGTGTATGATATCTCATATACTTATAAATATTGTATCAAGCATTGCTTTAGCAATGATTTTGTAG
- a CDS encoding DUF2634 domain-containing protein, with translation MIPKIEDISIGQQIETVEEPTYTWKIKGNRIVGYTDEIEAMEQAIYLLLNIERYRHEIYDWNYGIELSDLLGKDKAYVYSEMKRRVKEALMNDDRITDVSGFIFENPERNTIHVRFTVHTIFGDIESSKEVNI, from the coding sequence ATGATACCTAAGATTGAAGATATAAGTATAGGTCAGCAAATAGAAACAGTGGAAGAGCCTACTTATACATGGAAAATCAAAGGGAATAGAATAGTCGGATATACGGATGAAATTGAAGCTATGGAGCAAGCTATATATTTGCTACTCAATATAGAACGATATAGGCATGAAATATATGATTGGAACTATGGAATTGAATTGTCAGATTTACTTGGTAAGGATAAAGCTTATGTATATTCAGAAATGAAACGAAGAGTAAAAGAAGCATTAATGAATGATGATAGGATAACAGACGTTAGTGGCTTTATATTTGAAAATCCTGAAAGGAATACTATTCATGTTAGATTTACAGTTCATACTATATTTGGAGACATAGAATCCTCCAAGGAGGTGAATATATAG
- a CDS encoding LysM domain-containing protein encodes MYSFYFDYEGDHIQLPVPPPNFTMKIKGKNKVIELLNVGDVNILKEPGLTDISFKTLLPGKEYPFAIYPNGFKTPDYYTGRFKKYKKDKKPILFTIIREAPWGELLFDIKMKVSLESYSIEEKAGEEGDIYVGLELKEYKEYLTQEVAMLDIKDGKAIVTIKEQRPSKIPAKSYTVKAGDTLWTIAKRELNDETKVKEIAKLNNISNPNKINVGQVLRLS; translated from the coding sequence ATGTACTCTTTTTATTTTGATTATGAAGGGGATCATATACAATTACCTGTTCCCCCTCCTAATTTTACAATGAAAATCAAGGGAAAAAACAAAGTAATAGAATTATTAAATGTAGGAGATGTAAATATATTAAAAGAACCAGGATTAACTGATATAAGTTTTAAAACATTACTTCCAGGGAAGGAATATCCTTTTGCTATTTATCCTAATGGTTTTAAAACACCAGATTATTATACTGGTAGGTTTAAGAAATATAAAAAAGATAAAAAGCCTATACTGTTCACTATAATTAGAGAAGCTCCTTGGGGAGAACTTTTATTTGATATAAAGATGAAAGTATCACTGGAAAGCTACTCTATAGAAGAAAAGGCAGGAGAAGAAGGAGATATATATGTTGGCTTAGAGTTAAAAGAATACAAAGAATATTTAACACAAGAGGTTGCAATGTTAGATATTAAAGATGGAAAAGCTATTGTTACAATCAAAGAACAAAGACCATCCAAAATTCCAGCAAAGAGTTATACGGTTAAGGCGGGTGATACTTTATGGACCATAGCTAAAAGAGAATTGAATGATGAAACTAAGGTAAAAGAAATAGCAAAACTAAATAATATATCTAATCCTAATAAAATAAATGTAGGGCAAGTTTTAAGATTGTCTTAG
- a CDS encoding AAA family ATPase, translating to MTNCKVISFINMKGGVGKTTLCLSLGEYLARFKNRKVLFIDVDPQFNLTQSLLNEFNLEDQYLDDIYKNRNICNIFASSKSVSEKDSIPVASDLIIDLDDKMSLIPGSIDLIFEDSKNDIGKTMKINKFIKSNNLNETYHYIFIDCPPTISLYTDSALYASDYYLVPNRVDRYSILGIKLLKQVVDRLVSDMEIKIMPLGIVYTILDNDLTDKTKKLMDVFEKDKIVQEMGLFTNTTTFVRDLAVGYQGNIASKYSRSKEDIANIADEFESLI from the coding sequence ATGACTAATTGTAAGGTTATATCATTTATCAATATGAAAGGTGGTGTTGGGAAAACGACATTATGTTTGAGTTTAGGTGAGTATTTAGCTAGATTCAAAAATAGAAAAGTCTTATTTATAGATGTAGATCCTCAATTTAATTTAACTCAATCATTGTTAAATGAGTTTAATTTAGAAGATCAGTACTTAGATGATATCTATAAAAATAGGAATATATGTAACATTTTTGCAAGCTCTAAAAGCGTTTCAGAGAAAGATTCTATTCCAGTAGCTAGTGATCTCATAATAGATTTAGATGATAAGATGTCTTTAATACCGGGTTCCATTGATTTGATTTTTGAAGACAGTAAAAATGATATAGGTAAAACTATGAAAATTAATAAATTTATTAAAAGCAATAATTTAAATGAGACATATCATTATATCTTTATAGACTGTCCTCCTACAATTTCTCTTTATACTGATTCTGCTTTATATGCTTCGGATTATTATTTAGTTCCTAATAGAGTAGATAGATATTCAATATTAGGTATAAAATTATTAAAGCAAGTTGTAGATAGACTAGTAAGTGACATGGAAATAAAGATTATGCCTTTAGGTATTGTTTATACTATTCTAGATAACGATTTGACAGATAAAACTAAAAAATTAATGGATGTTTTTGAAAAGGACAAAATAGTACAAGAGATGGGCTTGTTTACTAATACAACTACTTTTGTTAGGGATTTAGCGGTGGGTTATCAAGGAAATATTGCATCTAAGTATTCAAGGTCAAAAGAAGATATAGCTAATATTGCAGATGAGTTTGAAAGCTTAATATAA
- a CDS encoding phage tail tube protein, giving the protein MAFMRAEDAISGKLGKAYATINGNVEEMLYLKNIEASIEKNKIEVPVLGRTGNQHKAGGWNGTGSMTIYYATSKFRELMLEYVKTGKDIYFDILIENDDPTSGLGRQTTILKGVNLDSVIIAKLDIESETLDEEVSFTFNDVDMPNKFRTMGQ; this is encoded by the coding sequence ATGGCTTTTATGAGGGCAGAAGATGCTATAAGTGGTAAGCTAGGAAAAGCATATGCTACTATAAATGGGAACGTAGAAGAAATGCTATATCTTAAAAATATTGAAGCTAGTATTGAAAAAAATAAAATAGAAGTACCGGTTTTAGGTAGAACGGGTAACCAGCATAAAGCTGGTGGTTGGAATGGGACAGGTTCTATGACAATTTATTACGCTACAAGTAAATTTAGAGAATTAATGCTTGAGTATGTTAAGACCGGCAAAGATATATATTTTGATATACTGATTGAAAATGATGACCCTACAAGTGGACTAGGAAGGCAAACAACAATACTAAAAGGAGTAAATCTTGATAGTGTGATTATAGCAAAGTTAGATATAGAATCTGAAACATTGGATGAAGAGGTTAGTTTTACATTTAATGATGTTGATATGCCAAACAAATTTAGAACTATGGGACAATAA
- a CDS encoding putative phage tail protein, with translation MRKVETYFPDVLHDVEEYKEIANTENPELEATWQSIDNLIDDQFIETATERGVTRREKLLKITPSKIDSLDDRKLRISLKWNDRLPYTYKVLKDKLDQIFGDNYQIERFINERILKVKVNSFNWNIFNLVTDEIRKMIPANMILESTIHQKTESSFYVGMATISGEEITVYPYSPKELLSKGNIYIATGSNTGLENVTIYPRKEVI, from the coding sequence ATGAGAAAAGTCGAAACATATTTTCCAGATGTATTGCATGATGTAGAAGAGTATAAAGAAATAGCAAATACTGAAAACCCCGAACTTGAAGCAACTTGGCAATCAATAGATAATTTAATAGATGACCAATTTATTGAAACTGCTACAGAGAGAGGAGTTACAAGGCGGGAAAAACTGTTAAAGATAACTCCATCAAAGATTGATAGTTTAGACGATAGAAAGCTGAGGATTTCATTAAAATGGAATGACAGATTGCCTTATACCTATAAGGTATTAAAAGACAAACTAGACCAAATATTTGGCGATAACTATCAAATAGAAAGGTTTATTAATGAACGTATTCTTAAGGTTAAAGTTAATTCTTTTAATTGGAATATATTTAACTTAGTTACAGATGAAATAAGAAAAATGATACCTGCTAATATGATACTGGAGTCAACTATACATCAGAAAACAGAATCTAGCTTTTATGTAGGCATGGCCACTATATCAGGAGAAGAAATAACAGTATATCCTTATTCGCCTAAAGAACTATTATCAAAAGGTAATATTTACATTGCAACAGGAAGCAACACAGGATTAGAGAATGTGACAATATATCCTAGAAAGGAAGTGATTTAG
- a CDS encoding site-specific integrase produces MPEYKDEKRGTWYVQFYYTNWKGEYKKKKKRGFKRKKDADDFEREFLLKESGSPNMTFETLVKLYYEDSTNRVRKSTKNTKKSMINTHVLPEFKLKVISEITNADIRRCQNLMLKKKNPRTGKPYKPTYLRSINSQLSAILNYAVEYYNLPNNPCSRIRSIGEKRADEMNFWTLDQFNEVIAHEDSPAYRIAFLTLFWTGIRSGELLALTPKKVFDDIESLDICETYKREDGEDVFDETKNENPRIVSMPNFLYKEFKQYMNSLYGLEANDRIFYFTRTALNKELDRLIEKANIERIRVHDLRHSHVALLIELGYRTHAIAQRIGDTAEEVDRTYAHLYPNKGQDIARELNRHKDGIVQTIIIDKDSEIYNDKEVAESLEAENIFHGLRAI; encoded by the coding sequence ATGCCTGAATATAAAGATGAAAAAAGAGGCACTTGGTATGTACAATTTTATTATACAAATTGGAAAGGTGAATATAAGAAGAAAAAGAAAAGGGGCTTTAAAAGGAAAAAAGATGCCGATGACTTTGAGAGAGAATTTTTACTAAAAGAAAGTGGAAGTCCTAACATGACCTTTGAAACTCTAGTAAAACTTTACTATGAAGATTCAACAAATCGAGTAAGGAAATCTACCAAAAATACAAAAAAGAGCATGATAAATACTCATGTTCTTCCAGAGTTCAAGCTGAAAGTTATCTCGGAGATTACGAATGCTGATATTCGTCGCTGCCAGAATTTAATGCTAAAAAAGAAAAATCCACGTACCGGTAAACCTTATAAGCCAACTTACCTAAGGTCTATTAACAGTCAATTGAGTGCGATATTAAACTATGCAGTTGAATACTATAATTTACCCAATAACCCATGCTCTAGAATAAGGTCGATTGGTGAAAAACGTGCTGATGAAATGAATTTCTGGACATTAGATCAATTTAATGAAGTAATAGCCCATGAAGATTCACCAGCGTATCGTATAGCATTTTTGACTTTATTTTGGACAGGAATACGTTCTGGAGAATTATTAGCCCTCACTCCTAAGAAAGTATTTGATGATATAGAATCACTTGACATTTGCGAAACATATAAGAGAGAAGATGGAGAGGATGTTTTTGACGAAACTAAGAATGAAAATCCTCGTATCGTATCAATGCCCAATTTCTTATATAAAGAGTTTAAACAATATATGAACTCTTTATATGGCTTAGAAGCAAATGACCGTATATTCTACTTTACTCGTACAGCACTTAATAAGGAATTAGATCGATTAATAGAGAAAGCAAATATAGAACGCATACGAGTACATGATTTAAGACATTCCCATGTAGCCCTATTAATAGAGTTAGGGTATCGTACTCATGCTATAGCTCAGAGGATAGGAGATACAGCTGAGGAAGTAGATAGAACCTATGCTCATCTTTATCCAAATAAGGGTCAAGATATTGCACGGGAATTAAATCGTCATAAAGATGGAATTGTTCAAACTATTATTATAGATAAAGATAGTGAGATTTACAATGACAAAGAAGTTGCAGAAAGTCTCGAAGCAGAAAATATATTCCATGGATTAAGAGCAATTTAA
- a CDS encoding hemolysin XhlA family protein: protein MEKVEQQIIQLSKEDERHERRLNDHSKRIDSLEQFKSSTQIEIKNLIEQIKSLVSTIKWFMGLTFTTLVGFFIWYIQRL from the coding sequence ATGGAAAAAGTAGAACAACAAATAATTCAGCTTTCAAAAGAGGATGAAAGGCATGAAAGAAGATTAAATGATCATTCTAAGAGAATTGATTCATTAGAGCAGTTCAAATCGAGTACACAAATTGAAATTAAAAACCTAATAGAACAAATAAAATCATTAGTATCCACGATTAAGTGGTTCATGGGGCTTACCTTTACAACATTGGTAGGCTTTTTTATTTGGTATATTCAAAGACTATAG
- a CDS encoding putative HNHc nuclease translates to MHIPEEQVQGKIIKYRNGSSINAELKIDDGRTITVEQRKKIFATIKDIALFTGDHPEDLRAWLLYDYCIETGEIPFSLSNCSISQAREFITFIINFILKHGIPLSDEALNRTDDIDRCLWGCLKYGRCCICGRKGETYHWNAIGMGRDRSKIDDSDLRKIRLCREHLM, encoded by the coding sequence TTGCATATACCAGAAGAACAGGTCCAAGGGAAAATAATTAAATATAGAAATGGCAGCAGTATTAATGCAGAACTAAAAATAGATGATGGAAGAACTATTACAGTAGAACAAAGAAAGAAAATATTTGCAACTATAAAGGATATTGCATTATTTACAGGAGATCATCCGGAAGATTTAAGGGCATGGCTATTATACGATTATTGTATAGAAACAGGAGAGATACCTTTTTCTTTAAGTAATTGCAGTATAAGCCAGGCAAGAGAATTCATTACATTTATTATAAATTTTATATTAAAACATGGCATACCTCTAAGTGATGAAGCCTTAAATAGAACTGATGATATAGATCGTTGCCTTTGGGGCTGCTTGAAATATGGGAGGTGTTGCATATGTGGGAGAAAAGGAGAAACATACCACTGGAATGCTATAGGTATGGGGAGAGACAGAAGTAAAATAGACGATAGTGACTTAAGAAAGATACGGCTATGTAGAGAACATCTCATGTAA
- a CDS encoding phage tail protein: MAEQFYTILTKIGKAKIANASALGNKVNFTHFALGDGNGDYYNPTESQTELRKEVWRGNIGQIVVDENNPSWIVLETIIPADVGGFTIREAGVFDSEGNLLAIGKYPETYKPQVQDGSAKDLYIRMILEVANTSVVNLKVDPSIILATKKDVDILSNRITKNERDIAELKQGSSTIEDLQTENKTLAGAINELFQSGLDGKNLLETSIKSKGGTVSKIGQVATFNELDLGVKSIITDPSIGTTDALAGDILSGKKVVSQGNLLTGTMPNRGAVNITPSQADQTIVNGYHNGAGKVLKVPVPVANVLTGTTIAGATGTMPNRGALNQTITSNNGQINISSGYYTGGIIKAIFANLVADNIKKGVNIGGVVGTYEQSVQLKRTQGHVTLRGYSKGVMTTMETGLQSDFVYVLFNYYLAGQERYLPIYLQRGSRYILENKSTIEQWVQFTAAGTLRFYAEDTLSDNDWINRGDTSARFDSVYAALAQD, from the coding sequence ATGGCAGAACAATTCTATACGATATTAACTAAAATAGGTAAGGCAAAAATAGCAAATGCTAGTGCACTAGGTAATAAAGTAAACTTCACACATTTTGCACTAGGAGATGGGAACGGAGATTACTATAACCCTACTGAATCCCAAACTGAACTTAGAAAAGAAGTTTGGAGAGGAAACATAGGGCAAATTGTAGTAGATGAAAATAATCCAAGCTGGATAGTATTAGAAACTATTATACCTGCTGATGTAGGTGGTTTTACTATTCGTGAGGCAGGAGTATTTGATAGTGAAGGTAATTTATTAGCAATAGGTAAATATCCTGAAACATATAAACCTCAGGTACAAGATGGTAGTGCTAAGGATTTATATATAAGAATGATACTAGAAGTAGCAAATACATCTGTAGTTAATCTAAAAGTAGATCCTTCTATTATATTAGCAACTAAAAAAGATGTAGATATTTTAAGTAATAGAATTACTAAAAATGAAAGAGATATAGCAGAATTAAAACAAGGCTCTAGTACAATAGAAGATTTACAAACAGAGAATAAAACTTTGGCAGGAGCTATAAATGAACTTTTTCAATCTGGGCTTGATGGTAAAAATCTATTAGAAACCTCTATCAAGTCCAAAGGTGGAACGGTTTCTAAAATAGGTCAAGTTGCTACATTTAATGAATTAGACTTAGGTGTAAAGTCAATCATTACAGACCCATCTATAGGTACTACGGATGCATTAGCAGGAGATATACTATCTGGCAAGAAGGTAGTATCACAAGGGAATTTGCTAACAGGAACAATGCCAAATCGTGGAGCAGTAAACATTACACCTAGTCAAGCAGACCAAACGATAGTAAATGGTTATCACAATGGAGCAGGGAAGGTGCTAAAAGTTCCAGTACCAGTGGCAAATGTCTTAACAGGAACTACAATAGCAGGAGCTACTGGAACTATGCCAAACAGAGGGGCTTTAAATCAAACAATTACATCAAACAATGGACAAATTAATATTTCATCAGGATATTATACTGGTGGGATTATTAAGGCTATATTTGCTAATCTAGTTGCGGACAATATTAAAAAAGGTGTAAATATTGGTGGTGTAGTTGGTACTTATGAACAAAGTGTGCAACTAAAAAGAACTCAAGGACATGTGACACTTAGAGGTTATAGTAAAGGAGTAATGACAACAATGGAGACAGGTCTTCAATCAGATTTTGTATATGTATTATTTAACTATTATTTAGCTGGACAGGAAAGATATCTTCCAATTTATTTACAGAGGGGAAGTAGATATATATTAGAGAATAAAAGCACAATCGAACAATGGGTTCAATTTACAGCTGCAGGTACTTTAAGATTTTATGCAGAAGATACATTAAGTGATAACGATTGGATTAATCGAGGTGACACAAGCGCAAGGTTTGATAGTGTTTATGCTGCTTTAGCACAAGATTGA